In one Coregonus clupeaformis isolate EN_2021a unplaced genomic scaffold, ASM2061545v1 scaf3089, whole genome shotgun sequence genomic region, the following are encoded:
- the LOC121562531 gene encoding serine/threonine-protein phosphatase 2A 55 kDa regulatory subunit B gamma isoform — translation MGEDTESSKVNHSFLRDYVTEADVISTVEFNHTGDLLATGDKGGRVVVFQRETVVGHKPKGELEQVGETGESGEYNVYSTFQSHEPDFDYLKSLEIEEKINKIRWLPQQNAAHFLLSTNDKTIKLWKVSERDKQPEGYNLKDEEGRVKDFSTVTSLQVPVLRPTDLMVEVRPRRVFSNGHTYHVNSISVNSDGETYLSADDLRINMWHLGITDRSFNIVDIKPANMEELTEVITSAEFHPHHCHLFVYSSSKGTLRLCDMRASALCDKHTKLFEEPEDPGSRSFFSEIVSSVSDVKFSHNGRYLLTRDYLTAKVWDLHMEKGPVETYQVHDYLRSKLCSLYENDCIFDKFECVWNSSDSVIMTGAYNSFFRMFDRETGRGVTLEAWRETSKPRAVLRTRRVYSGGKRRRGDVGVDSLDFTKKILHMAWHPEENIIAIASTNNLYIFQDRVNPDTQGPDLNSNTI, via the exons CAAAGTCAACCACAGCTTCCTGCGAGACTACGTCACCGAAG cTGATGTAATCTCTACGGTGGAGTTCAACCACACAGGAGATCTGCTGGCTACGGGGGACAAGGGAGGCAGAGTTGTCGTCTTCCAGAGAGAGACCGTGGTTGGTCATAAG ccTAAAGGGGAGTTGGAGCAGGTTGGGGAGACAGGTGAGTCGGGGGAGTATAATGTGTACAGTACCTTCCAGAGCCACGAGCCTGACTTTGACTACCTGAAGAGTCTGGAGATCGAGGAGAAGATCAACAAGATACGATGGCTGCCGCAGCAGAACGCCGCCCACTTCCTGCTCTCCACCAACG aTAAGACCATCAAGCTGTGGAAGGTGAGTGAGAGAGATAAGCAACCGGAGGGCTACAACCTGAAAGATGAGGAGGGCAGGGTGAAGGACTTCTCTACAGTCACATcactacag gttCCTGTGTTGAGGCCTACAGACCTGATGGTGGAGGTGCGCCCTAGGAGGGTGTTCTCTAATGGCCATACCTACCATGTTAACTCCATATCGGTCAACAGTGATGGAGAGACCTACCTGTCAGCTGATGACCTGAGGATCAACATGTGGCATCTGGGGATCACAGACCGCAGCTTCA ACATCGTGGACATCAAGCCAGCCAACATGGAGGAGCTAACGGAGGTGATAACATCGGCAGAGTTCCATCCTCACCACTGTCACCTGTTTGTCTACAGCAGCAGTAAGGGAACTCTACGTCTCTGTGACATGAGGGCCTCGGCACTTTGCGACAAACACACCAAAC tcttTGAGGAACCAGAGGACCCAGGAAGCCGTTCATTCTTCTCTGAGATCGTGTCGTCGGTGTCGGATGTGAAGTTCAGTCACAACGGGCGGTACCTGCTGACCAGGGATTACCTGACGGCCAAGGTGTGGGACCTACACATGGAGAAAGGCCCTGTAGAAACCTACCAG gtTCATGACTACCTGAGGAGTAAGCTGTGCTCTCTGTACGAGAATGACTGCATATTTGACAAGTTTGAGTGTGTCTGGAACAGCTCcgacag tgtgATAATGACGGGGGCGTACAACAGCTTCTTCCGGATGTTTGACAGGGAGACGGGGCGGGGCGTGACCCTGGAG GCATGGCGAGAGACCAGTAAGCCGCGAGCTGTGCTGCGGACGCGACGGGTCTACTCCGGGGGCAAGCGTCGTCGTGGCGACGTGGGGGTGGACAGTCTGGACTTCACTAAGAAGATCCTCCACATGGCCTGGCACCCCGAGGAGAACATCATCGCCATAGCCTCCACCAACAACCTCTACATCTTCCAGGACCGGGTCAACCCCGACACACAGGGTCCAGACCTGAATTCAAATACCATTTAG